From the Diceros bicornis minor isolate mBicDic1 chromosome 19, mDicBic1.mat.cur, whole genome shotgun sequence genome, one window contains:
- the RALY gene encoding RNA-binding protein Raly isoform X1 produces the protein MSLKIQTSNVTNKNDPKSINSRVFIGNLNTAVVKKSDVETIFSKYGRVAGCSVHKGYAFVQYANERHARAAVLGENGRVLAGQTLDINMAGEPKPNRPKGLKRAASAIYSGYSFDYDYYRDDFYDRPCCSLWPVCPHRLFDYRGRLSPVPVPRAVPVKRPRVTVPLVRRVKTTIPVKLFARSTAITTSSAKIKLKSSELQTIKTELTQIKSNIDALLGRLEQIAEEQKANPDGKKKGDSGSGSGSGSGTGGGSSGGSSRPPAPQEDTASEAGTPQGEAQARDDGDEEGLLTHSEEELEHSQDTDAEDGALQ, from the exons ATGTCTTTGAAGATCCAGACAAGCAATGTAACCAACAAGAATGACCCCAAGTCCATCAACTCTCGAGTCTTCATTGGAAACCTCAACACAGCTGTGGTGAAGAAGTCAGATGTGGAGACCATCTTCTCCAAGTATGGCCGTGTGGCCGGCTGTTCTGTGCACAAGGGCTATGCCTTTGTTCAGTACGCTAACGAACGCCATGCCCGGGCAGCTGTCCTGGGAGAGAATGGGCGGGTGCTGGCTGGGCAGACCCTGG ACATCAACATGGCTGGAGAGCCCAAGCCCAACAGACCCAAGGGGTTGAAGAGAGCAGCATCTGCCATATACAG TGGCTACAGCTTTGACTATGATTACTACCGGGACGACTTCTACGACAG GCCATGCTGCAGCCTCTGGCCTGTTTGTCCTCACAGGCTCTTCGACTATCGGGGCCGCCTTTCACCGGTGCCAGTGCCCAGGGCAGTCCCCGTGAAGCGACCCCGGGTCACAGTCCCCTTGGTCCGGCGTGTCAAAACCACCATACCTGTCAAGCTCTTTGCccgctccacagccatcaccaccaGCTCAGCCAAGATCAAGT TAAAGAGCAGTGAGCTGCAGACCATCAAGACAGAGCTGACACAGATCAAGTCCAACATCGACGCCCTGCTGGGCCGCTTGGAGCAGATTGCTGAGGAGCAGAAGGCCAACCCAG ATGGCAAGAAGAAGGGTGACAGTGGCAGTGGCAGCGGCAGTGGCAGCGGCACTGGTGGTGGCAGTAGTGGTGGCAGCAGCCGGCCACCAGCCCCCCAAGAAGACACAGCTTCTGAGGCAGGCACGccccagggagaagcacaggctCGAGACGACGGTGATGAGGAGGGGCTCCTGACACACAGCGAGGAAGAGCTG GAGCACAGCCAGGACACAGATGCCGAGGATGGGGCCTTGCAGTAA
- the RALY gene encoding RNA-binding protein Raly isoform X3, protein MSLKIQTSNVTNKNDPKSINSRVFIGNLNTAVVKKSDVETIFSKYGRVAGCSVHKGYAFVQYANERHARAAVLGENGRVLAGQTLDINMAGEPKPNRPKGLKRAASAIYRPCCSLWPVCPHRLFDYRGRLSPVPVPRAVPVKRPRVTVPLVRRVKTTIPVKLFARSTAITTSSAKIKLKSSELQTIKTELTQIKSNIDALLGRLEQIAEEQKANPDGKKKGDSGSGSGSGSGTGGGSSGGSSRPPAPQEDTASEAGTPQGEAQARDDGDEEGLLTHSEEELEHSQDTDAEDGALQ, encoded by the exons ATGTCTTTGAAGATCCAGACAAGCAATGTAACCAACAAGAATGACCCCAAGTCCATCAACTCTCGAGTCTTCATTGGAAACCTCAACACAGCTGTGGTGAAGAAGTCAGATGTGGAGACCATCTTCTCCAAGTATGGCCGTGTGGCCGGCTGTTCTGTGCACAAGGGCTATGCCTTTGTTCAGTACGCTAACGAACGCCATGCCCGGGCAGCTGTCCTGGGAGAGAATGGGCGGGTGCTGGCTGGGCAGACCCTGG ACATCAACATGGCTGGAGAGCCCAAGCCCAACAGACCCAAGGGGTTGAAGAGAGCAGCATCTGCCATATACAG GCCATGCTGCAGCCTCTGGCCTGTTTGTCCTCACAGGCTCTTCGACTATCGGGGCCGCCTTTCACCGGTGCCAGTGCCCAGGGCAGTCCCCGTGAAGCGACCCCGGGTCACAGTCCCCTTGGTCCGGCGTGTCAAAACCACCATACCTGTCAAGCTCTTTGCccgctccacagccatcaccaccaGCTCAGCCAAGATCAAGT TAAAGAGCAGTGAGCTGCAGACCATCAAGACAGAGCTGACACAGATCAAGTCCAACATCGACGCCCTGCTGGGCCGCTTGGAGCAGATTGCTGAGGAGCAGAAGGCCAACCCAG ATGGCAAGAAGAAGGGTGACAGTGGCAGTGGCAGCGGCAGTGGCAGCGGCACTGGTGGTGGCAGTAGTGGTGGCAGCAGCCGGCCACCAGCCCCCCAAGAAGACACAGCTTCTGAGGCAGGCACGccccagggagaagcacaggctCGAGACGACGGTGATGAGGAGGGGCTCCTGACACACAGCGAGGAAGAGCTG GAGCACAGCCAGGACACAGATGCCGAGGATGGGGCCTTGCAGTAA
- the RALY gene encoding RNA-binding protein Raly isoform X2 has product MSLKIQTSNVTNKNDPKSINSRVFIGNLNTAVVKKSDVETIFSKYGRVAGCSVHKGYAFVQYANERHARAAVLGENGRVLAGQTLDINMAGEPKPNRPKGLKRAASAIYSGYSFDYDYYRDDFYDRLFDYRGRLSPVPVPRAVPVKRPRVTVPLVRRVKTTIPVKLFARSTAITTSSAKIKLKSSELQTIKTELTQIKSNIDALLGRLEQIAEEQKANPDGKKKGDSGSGSGSGSGTGGGSSGGSSRPPAPQEDTASEAGTPQGEAQARDDGDEEGLLTHSEEELEHSQDTDAEDGALQ; this is encoded by the exons ATGTCTTTGAAGATCCAGACAAGCAATGTAACCAACAAGAATGACCCCAAGTCCATCAACTCTCGAGTCTTCATTGGAAACCTCAACACAGCTGTGGTGAAGAAGTCAGATGTGGAGACCATCTTCTCCAAGTATGGCCGTGTGGCCGGCTGTTCTGTGCACAAGGGCTATGCCTTTGTTCAGTACGCTAACGAACGCCATGCCCGGGCAGCTGTCCTGGGAGAGAATGGGCGGGTGCTGGCTGGGCAGACCCTGG ACATCAACATGGCTGGAGAGCCCAAGCCCAACAGACCCAAGGGGTTGAAGAGAGCAGCATCTGCCATATACAG TGGCTACAGCTTTGACTATGATTACTACCGGGACGACTTCTACGACAG GCTCTTCGACTATCGGGGCCGCCTTTCACCGGTGCCAGTGCCCAGGGCAGTCCCCGTGAAGCGACCCCGGGTCACAGTCCCCTTGGTCCGGCGTGTCAAAACCACCATACCTGTCAAGCTCTTTGCccgctccacagccatcaccaccaGCTCAGCCAAGATCAAGT TAAAGAGCAGTGAGCTGCAGACCATCAAGACAGAGCTGACACAGATCAAGTCCAACATCGACGCCCTGCTGGGCCGCTTGGAGCAGATTGCTGAGGAGCAGAAGGCCAACCCAG ATGGCAAGAAGAAGGGTGACAGTGGCAGTGGCAGCGGCAGTGGCAGCGGCACTGGTGGTGGCAGTAGTGGTGGCAGCAGCCGGCCACCAGCCCCCCAAGAAGACACAGCTTCTGAGGCAGGCACGccccagggagaagcacaggctCGAGACGACGGTGATGAGGAGGGGCTCCTGACACACAGCGAGGAAGAGCTG GAGCACAGCCAGGACACAGATGCCGAGGATGGGGCCTTGCAGTAA
- the RALY gene encoding RNA-binding protein Raly isoform X4 has protein sequence MSLKIQTSNVTNKNDPKSINSRVFIGNLNTAVVKKSDVETIFSKYGRVAGCSVHKGYAFVQYANERHARAAVLGENGRVLAGQTLDINMAGEPKPNRPKGLKRAASAIYRLFDYRGRLSPVPVPRAVPVKRPRVTVPLVRRVKTTIPVKLFARSTAITTSSAKIKLKSSELQTIKTELTQIKSNIDALLGRLEQIAEEQKANPDGKKKGDSGSGSGSGSGTGGGSSGGSSRPPAPQEDTASEAGTPQGEAQARDDGDEEGLLTHSEEELEHSQDTDAEDGALQ, from the exons ATGTCTTTGAAGATCCAGACAAGCAATGTAACCAACAAGAATGACCCCAAGTCCATCAACTCTCGAGTCTTCATTGGAAACCTCAACACAGCTGTGGTGAAGAAGTCAGATGTGGAGACCATCTTCTCCAAGTATGGCCGTGTGGCCGGCTGTTCTGTGCACAAGGGCTATGCCTTTGTTCAGTACGCTAACGAACGCCATGCCCGGGCAGCTGTCCTGGGAGAGAATGGGCGGGTGCTGGCTGGGCAGACCCTGG ACATCAACATGGCTGGAGAGCCCAAGCCCAACAGACCCAAGGGGTTGAAGAGAGCAGCATCTGCCATATACAG GCTCTTCGACTATCGGGGCCGCCTTTCACCGGTGCCAGTGCCCAGGGCAGTCCCCGTGAAGCGACCCCGGGTCACAGTCCCCTTGGTCCGGCGTGTCAAAACCACCATACCTGTCAAGCTCTTTGCccgctccacagccatcaccaccaGCTCAGCCAAGATCAAGT TAAAGAGCAGTGAGCTGCAGACCATCAAGACAGAGCTGACACAGATCAAGTCCAACATCGACGCCCTGCTGGGCCGCTTGGAGCAGATTGCTGAGGAGCAGAAGGCCAACCCAG ATGGCAAGAAGAAGGGTGACAGTGGCAGTGGCAGCGGCAGTGGCAGCGGCACTGGTGGTGGCAGTAGTGGTGGCAGCAGCCGGCCACCAGCCCCCCAAGAAGACACAGCTTCTGAGGCAGGCACGccccagggagaagcacaggctCGAGACGACGGTGATGAGGAGGGGCTCCTGACACACAGCGAGGAAGAGCTG GAGCACAGCCAGGACACAGATGCCGAGGATGGGGCCTTGCAGTAA